The following coding sequences lie in one Miscanthus floridulus cultivar M001 chromosome 9, ASM1932011v1, whole genome shotgun sequence genomic window:
- the LOC136481055 gene encoding uncharacterized protein: protein MDGGSSLNILYADTLNRMGISRKDLRPGRAPFFGIIPGTQATPLGSIRLLFTFGDLANFWKEVLDFEVVNFASPYHGLLGQPCYAKLMAVPHYRCLKLKMLGPWGVIMVASSTAEVCC, encoded by the coding sequence atggacggtggGAGCAGCCTTAACATTCTCTATGCCGACACCCTCAACCGCATGGGGATCTCGAGGAAGGACCTCCGCCCAGGTAGGGCACCCTTCTTTGGGATCATCCCCGGAACCCAAGCTACCCCTCTCGGAAGCATCCGGCTCCTCTTCACATTCGGGGATCTAGCCAATTTTTGGAAGGAGGTTCTTGACTTCGAGGTGGTCAATTTCGCTAGCCCCTACCATGGTCTGTTGGGGCAGCCGTGCTACGCGAAGCTCATGGCCGTTCCACACTATAGATGCCTGAAGCTCAAGATGCTTGGCCCATGGGGGGTCATCATGGTTGCCTCCTCCACGGCCGAGGTGTGCTGTTGA